One Clupea harengus chromosome 11, Ch_v2.0.2, whole genome shotgun sequence DNA window includes the following coding sequences:
- the arhgef1b gene encoding rho guanine nucleotide exchange factor 1b isoform X3 gives MDYEDYNDGRGHWGAQSANPAMSIIGAEDEDFENDLEPMVDDDCVTFTSIELLKSRPTHLLVFLQHVMLQFDCAPVLCYLHADILRNLSAKEAKKQFVEFYNNFLDKGAVLRVSVPLAVSYELDRTRADLIPEDQQKRFAQEVQSMQGQEVIRQLEDFRQKRMMGMTPNEQELLEVENHHSTDRIPTEMKEKAVAENLLDKIAEMHPTIVADEDKCSAIFGAVVYYMKQLGVKTRATDSKKSRGFFRKKGKDKKEEPKLPKPRSGLPSILREAGSWMSGSSDKDKSSHERKGSSGNAPSRGVTPDVSSAPSASKSKSGSTSSSSQAGSEVTDGAATINISITSSPDSDIGPPSSRSDSQSVSEGGEVSPATQPGAFLWEGAGPSPSEITVEENQDKDSTDGGLVLPDTPPIGPASGPSPQPEEVEPRLQELEQDPPNWRDQASPEALRDLSKKETKRQEVINELFATEHAHVRMLSVLQTVFARPMERAGLMTPEEVAAIFPSLDDIIELHCGFYENLKKLRQDDGYIVKSIASTLLNRFSGSEGEWFQKLTARFCSHQSWALEQIKSRQKSTPRFNTFIQDAESSPLCRRLQLKDIIPIEMQRLTKYPLLLENVAKSTEREDERQGMQKVAECCRKILNHVNDEVKSMENLLLLKEYQRKLDTSGLKPSNELFTEYKSIDLTTREMLYEGPLIWRVTKEKALDVQCVLLGDLLVLLQKQDDKMLLKCQSKSTLVQEGKQMLSPIIKLESAFLREVATDLKAFYVIFTWESGAQIYELVAHSIKERRTWTEMIKKAVDDFKTSGGGAPALERGRFGSLIPGSAANPSSPTASMHPPLSPAENGGDSLKNSSDRDKDLLPDEKGADPHTSLMEYLAANDFDLIGHSNSPQEKMASGMVDELMSLKRLLVGSISLSEDSDVAGENGGAGPEVPEEVDGCQSPATEEATTDGQTEEGGLKEEEESGISAPMVLSQERMDEVRTTLENMEEKLKKLQSIEEAHHKLQDLLAKFSLQRGNYQ, from the exons ATGGATTATGAAGACTACAACGACGGG CGGGGGCATTGGGGTGCCCAGAGTGCCAATCCAGCCATGAGCATCATCGGGGCAGAAGACGAGGACTTCGAGAATGACCTGGAACCT ATGGTGGATGACGACTGCGTCACCTTTACCAGCATTGAGCTGCTGAAGAGCAGGCCGACCCACCTGCTTGTGTTCCTGCAACACGTCATGCTGCAGTTCGACTGCGCCCCAGTG CTCTGCTACCTTCACGCTGACATCCTGAGGAACCTGAGCGCCAAAGAAGCCAAGAAGCAGTTTGTGGAGTTCTACAATAACTTCCTGGACAAGGGAGCT GTTCTCAGAGTATCTGTGCCTCTTGCAGTCAGCTATGAGTTGG ACCGCACCCGGGCAGACCTCATCCCAGAGGACCAGCAGAAGCGGTTTGCGCAGGAAGTCCAGAGCATGCAGGGCCAGGAGGTGATCCGGCAGCTGGAGGACTTCAG GCAGAAGAGGATGATGGGAATGACGCCCAACGagcaggagctgctggaggtggagaaCCACCACTCCACCGACCGCATTCCCACGGAGATGAAGGAGAAGGCCGTGGCCGAGAACCTGCTGGACAAGATAGCCGAGATGCA cCCCACGATCGTGGCAGATGAGGACaaatg ctcGGCCATCTTTGGAGCCGTGGTGTACTACATGAAGCAGCTGGGGGTGAAGACCAGGGCCACCGACAGCAAGAAGTCTCGCGGATTCTTCCGGAAGAAG GGCaaggacaagaaggaggagCCCAAGCTGCCCAAGCCGAGGAGCGGACTACCCAGCATCCTCCGGGAGGCCGGGAGCTGGATGAGTGGGAGCA gtgataaAGACAAGAGTTCCCATGAGCGTAAAGGGTCCAGTGGGAACGCCCCCTCCCGTGGAGTGACTCCAGACGTGAGCTCCGCTCCGTCCGCCAGCAAAAGCAAGTCGGGCTCCACGAGCTCCAGCAGCCaggcggggtcagaggtcaccgaTGGTGCAGCCACcatcaacatcagcatcacCTCCAGCCCTGACAGCGACATAG GTCCGCCCAGCAGTCGCTCCGACTCCCAGTCTGTGTCTGAGGGTGGCGAGGTGTCTCCCGCCACCCAACCGGGAGCGTTCCTCTGGGAGGGCGCCGGCCCCAGCCCCAGCGAGATCACCGTGGAGGAGAACCAGGACAAAGacag TACCGATGGCGGCCTGGTCCTGCCCGACACTCCTCCTATTGGCCCCGCCTCTGGCCCCTCCCCCCAGCCGGAGGAGGTGGAGCCCCGCCTACAGGAGTTGGAGCAGGACCCGCCCAACTGGAGGGACCAGGCCTCTCCCGAAGCTCTCAGAGACCTGAGCAAGAAGGAGACCAAGAGGCAGGAGGTCATCAacg agctgtTTGCTACTGAACACGCTCACGTGCGCATGCTGAGCGTGCTGCAGACAGTGTTTGCCCGGCCCATGGAGAGGGCGGGGCTTATGACTCCCGAGGAGGTGGCCGCCATCTTCCCCAGCCTGGACGACATCATCGAGTTGCACT GTGGTTTCTACGAGAATCTGAAGAAACTGCGTCAGGACGACGGCTACATCGTCAAAAGCATCGCCTCCACACTGCTCAACAGA TTCAGCGGGTCGGAGGGCGAGTGGTTCCAGAAGCTCACGGCCCGCTTCTGCAGCCACCAGTCCTGGGCACTGGAGCAGATCAAGAGCAGGCAGAAGAGCACACCTCGCTTCAACACCTTCatccag gatgccGAGAGCAGTCCCCTGTGCCGGCGGCTGCAGCTGAAGGACATCATCCCCATCGAGATGCAGCGTCTGACCAAGTACCCGCTGCTGCTGGAGAACGTGGCCAAGAGCACGGAGCGCGAGGACGAGCGGCAGGGCATGCAGAAGGTGGCCGAGTGCTGCCGCAAGATCCTCAACCACGTCAACGATGAGGTCAAGAGCATGGAGAACCTGCTG TTATTGAAAGAATACCAGCGCAAGCTTGACACCTCAGGGCTGAAGCCCAGCAATGAGCTCTTCACTGAGTACAAG agtaTTGACCTGACAACCAGGGAGATGCTGTATGAAGGACCCCTGATCTGGAGGGTGACGAAGGAGAAAGCTCTAG atgtgcagtgtgtgttgctgggcgacctgctggtgctgctgcagaAGCAGGATGATAAGATGCTGCTCAAGTGCCAGAGCAAGAGCACCCTGGTGCAGGAGGGCAAGCAGATGCTCAGCCCCATCATCAAGCTGGAGTCCGCTTTCCTCAGAGAAGtggccacag ACCTCAAGGCGTTCTACGTGATCTTCACCTGGGAGAGCGGCGCTCAGATCTACGAGCTGGTGGCCCACTCCATAAAGGAGAGGAGGAC TTGGACAGAAATGATCAAGAAGGCGGTGGACGACTTCAAGACCAGCGGAGGGGGAGCGCCCGCCCTGGAGAGGGGCCGCTTTGGCAGTCTGATACCAGGGAGCGCTGCCAATCCCAGCAGCCCCAcagc cagtatGCATCCTCCTCTCAGCCCTGCAGAGAATGGAGGGGACTCCCTAAAGAACAGCAGTG ATCGAGACAAGGACCTCCTCCCTGATGAGAAAGGTGCAGACCCACACACTTCGCTGATGGAGTACCTGGCAGCCAATGACTTCGACCTGATTGGCCACAGCAACAGCCCTCAGGAGAAGATGGCCAGTGGCATGGTAGATGAAC TCATGTCCCTCAAGAGGCTATTGGTTGGCAGCATCAGCCTATCAGAAGACTCCGATGTGGCTGGCGAGAACGGAGGGGCAGGGCCTGAGGTGCCGGAAGAGGTTGATGGATGTCAGTCACCAG caacaGAGGAGGCCACCACCGATGGGCAGACAGAAGAAGGAGggctgaaggaggaagaggagagcggGATCAGCGCTCCGATGGTGCTGTCGCAGGAGCGCATGGACGAGGTGCGGACGACCCTGGAAAACATGGAGGAGAAGCTGAAGAAACTGcag AGCATTGAAGAAGCGCATCACAAGTTGCAAGATCTGCTTGCAAAGTTCTCTCTCCAGAGAGGGAACTACCAGTGA
- the arhgef1b gene encoding rho guanine nucleotide exchange factor 1b isoform X2, with the protein MDYEDYNDGRGHWGAQSANPAMSIIGAEDEDFENDLEPMVDDDCVTFTSIELLKSRPTHLLVFLQHVMLQFDCAPVLCYLHADILRNLSAKEAKKQFVEFYNNFLDKGAVLRVSVPLAVSYELDRTRADLIPEDQQKRFAQEVQSMQGQEVIRQLEDFRQKRMMGMTPNEQELLEVENHHSTDRIPTEMKEKAVAENLLDKIAEMHPTIVADEDKCSAIFGAVVYYMKQLGVKTRATDSKKSRGFFRKKGKDKKEEPKLPKPRSGLPSILREAGSWMSGSSEIKTTKLDNEGDKDKSSHERKGSSGNAPSRGVTPDVSSAPSASKSKSGSTSSSSQAGSEVTDGAATINISITSSPDSDIGPPSSRSDSQSVSEGGEVSPATQPGAFLWEGAGPSPSEITVEENQDKDSTDGGLVLPDTPPIGPASGPSPQPEEVEPRLQELEQDPPNWRDQASPEALRDLSKKETKRQEVINELFATEHAHVRMLSVLQTVFARPMERAGLMTPEEVAAIFPSLDDIIELHCGFYENLKKLRQDDGYIVKSIASTLLNRFSGSEGEWFQKLTARFCSHQSWALEQIKSRQKSTPRFNTFIQDAESSPLCRRLQLKDIIPIEMQRLTKYPLLLENVAKSTEREDERQGMQKVAECCRKILNHVNDEVKSMENLLLLKEYQRKLDTSGLKPSNELFTEYKSIDLTTREMLYEGPLIWRVTKEKALDVQCVLLGDLLVLLQKQDDKMLLKCQSKSTLVQEGKQMLSPIIKLESAFLREVATDLKAFYVIFTWESGAQIYELVAHSIKERRTWTEMIKKAVDDFKTSGGGAPALERGRFGSLIPGSAANPSSPTAMHPPLSPAENGGDSLKNSSDRDKDLLPDEKGADPHTSLMEYLAANDFDLIGHSNSPQEKMASGMVDELMSLKRLLVGSISLSEDSDVAGENGGAGPEVPEEVDGCQSPATEEATTDGQTEEGGLKEEEESGISAPMVLSQERMDEVRTTLENMEEKLKKLQSIEEAHHKLQDLLAKFSLQRGNYQ; encoded by the exons ATGGATTATGAAGACTACAACGACGGG CGGGGGCATTGGGGTGCCCAGAGTGCCAATCCAGCCATGAGCATCATCGGGGCAGAAGACGAGGACTTCGAGAATGACCTGGAACCT ATGGTGGATGACGACTGCGTCACCTTTACCAGCATTGAGCTGCTGAAGAGCAGGCCGACCCACCTGCTTGTGTTCCTGCAACACGTCATGCTGCAGTTCGACTGCGCCCCAGTG CTCTGCTACCTTCACGCTGACATCCTGAGGAACCTGAGCGCCAAAGAAGCCAAGAAGCAGTTTGTGGAGTTCTACAATAACTTCCTGGACAAGGGAGCT GTTCTCAGAGTATCTGTGCCTCTTGCAGTCAGCTATGAGTTGG ACCGCACCCGGGCAGACCTCATCCCAGAGGACCAGCAGAAGCGGTTTGCGCAGGAAGTCCAGAGCATGCAGGGCCAGGAGGTGATCCGGCAGCTGGAGGACTTCAG GCAGAAGAGGATGATGGGAATGACGCCCAACGagcaggagctgctggaggtggagaaCCACCACTCCACCGACCGCATTCCCACGGAGATGAAGGAGAAGGCCGTGGCCGAGAACCTGCTGGACAAGATAGCCGAGATGCA cCCCACGATCGTGGCAGATGAGGACaaatg ctcGGCCATCTTTGGAGCCGTGGTGTACTACATGAAGCAGCTGGGGGTGAAGACCAGGGCCACCGACAGCAAGAAGTCTCGCGGATTCTTCCGGAAGAAG GGCaaggacaagaaggaggagCCCAAGCTGCCCAAGCCGAGGAGCGGACTACCCAGCATCCTCCGGGAGGCCGGGAGCTGGATGAGTGGGAGCA GTGAAATCAAAACAACTAAATTGGACAACGAAG gtgataaAGACAAGAGTTCCCATGAGCGTAAAGGGTCCAGTGGGAACGCCCCCTCCCGTGGAGTGACTCCAGACGTGAGCTCCGCTCCGTCCGCCAGCAAAAGCAAGTCGGGCTCCACGAGCTCCAGCAGCCaggcggggtcagaggtcaccgaTGGTGCAGCCACcatcaacatcagcatcacCTCCAGCCCTGACAGCGACATAG GTCCGCCCAGCAGTCGCTCCGACTCCCAGTCTGTGTCTGAGGGTGGCGAGGTGTCTCCCGCCACCCAACCGGGAGCGTTCCTCTGGGAGGGCGCCGGCCCCAGCCCCAGCGAGATCACCGTGGAGGAGAACCAGGACAAAGacag TACCGATGGCGGCCTGGTCCTGCCCGACACTCCTCCTATTGGCCCCGCCTCTGGCCCCTCCCCCCAGCCGGAGGAGGTGGAGCCCCGCCTACAGGAGTTGGAGCAGGACCCGCCCAACTGGAGGGACCAGGCCTCTCCCGAAGCTCTCAGAGACCTGAGCAAGAAGGAGACCAAGAGGCAGGAGGTCATCAacg agctgtTTGCTACTGAACACGCTCACGTGCGCATGCTGAGCGTGCTGCAGACAGTGTTTGCCCGGCCCATGGAGAGGGCGGGGCTTATGACTCCCGAGGAGGTGGCCGCCATCTTCCCCAGCCTGGACGACATCATCGAGTTGCACT GTGGTTTCTACGAGAATCTGAAGAAACTGCGTCAGGACGACGGCTACATCGTCAAAAGCATCGCCTCCACACTGCTCAACAGA TTCAGCGGGTCGGAGGGCGAGTGGTTCCAGAAGCTCACGGCCCGCTTCTGCAGCCACCAGTCCTGGGCACTGGAGCAGATCAAGAGCAGGCAGAAGAGCACACCTCGCTTCAACACCTTCatccag gatgccGAGAGCAGTCCCCTGTGCCGGCGGCTGCAGCTGAAGGACATCATCCCCATCGAGATGCAGCGTCTGACCAAGTACCCGCTGCTGCTGGAGAACGTGGCCAAGAGCACGGAGCGCGAGGACGAGCGGCAGGGCATGCAGAAGGTGGCCGAGTGCTGCCGCAAGATCCTCAACCACGTCAACGATGAGGTCAAGAGCATGGAGAACCTGCTG TTATTGAAAGAATACCAGCGCAAGCTTGACACCTCAGGGCTGAAGCCCAGCAATGAGCTCTTCACTGAGTACAAG agtaTTGACCTGACAACCAGGGAGATGCTGTATGAAGGACCCCTGATCTGGAGGGTGACGAAGGAGAAAGCTCTAG atgtgcagtgtgtgttgctgggcgacctgctggtgctgctgcagaAGCAGGATGATAAGATGCTGCTCAAGTGCCAGAGCAAGAGCACCCTGGTGCAGGAGGGCAAGCAGATGCTCAGCCCCATCATCAAGCTGGAGTCCGCTTTCCTCAGAGAAGtggccacag ACCTCAAGGCGTTCTACGTGATCTTCACCTGGGAGAGCGGCGCTCAGATCTACGAGCTGGTGGCCCACTCCATAAAGGAGAGGAGGAC TTGGACAGAAATGATCAAGAAGGCGGTGGACGACTTCAAGACCAGCGGAGGGGGAGCGCCCGCCCTGGAGAGGGGCCGCTTTGGCAGTCTGATACCAGGGAGCGCTGCCAATCCCAGCAGCCCCAcagc tatGCATCCTCCTCTCAGCCCTGCAGAGAATGGAGGGGACTCCCTAAAGAACAGCAGTG ATCGAGACAAGGACCTCCTCCCTGATGAGAAAGGTGCAGACCCACACACTTCGCTGATGGAGTACCTGGCAGCCAATGACTTCGACCTGATTGGCCACAGCAACAGCCCTCAGGAGAAGATGGCCAGTGGCATGGTAGATGAAC TCATGTCCCTCAAGAGGCTATTGGTTGGCAGCATCAGCCTATCAGAAGACTCCGATGTGGCTGGCGAGAACGGAGGGGCAGGGCCTGAGGTGCCGGAAGAGGTTGATGGATGTCAGTCACCAG caacaGAGGAGGCCACCACCGATGGGCAGACAGAAGAAGGAGggctgaaggaggaagaggagagcggGATCAGCGCTCCGATGGTGCTGTCGCAGGAGCGCATGGACGAGGTGCGGACGACCCTGGAAAACATGGAGGAGAAGCTGAAGAAACTGcag AGCATTGAAGAAGCGCATCACAAGTTGCAAGATCTGCTTGCAAAGTTCTCTCTCCAGAGAGGGAACTACCAGTGA
- the arhgef1b gene encoding rho guanine nucleotide exchange factor 1b isoform X1, which translates to MDYEDYNDGRGHWGAQSANPAMSIIGAEDEDFENDLEPMVDDDCVTFTSIELLKSRPTHLLVFLQHVMLQFDCAPVLCYLHADILRNLSAKEAKKQFVEFYNNFLDKGAVLRVSVPLAVSYELDRTRADLIPEDQQKRFAQEVQSMQGQEVIRQLEDFRQKRMMGMTPNEQELLEVENHHSTDRIPTEMKEKAVAENLLDKIAEMHPTIVADEDKCSAIFGAVVYYMKQLGVKTRATDSKKSRGFFRKKGKDKKEEPKLPKPRSGLPSILREAGSWMSGSSEIKTTKLDNEGDKDKSSHERKGSSGNAPSRGVTPDVSSAPSASKSKSGSTSSSSQAGSEVTDGAATINISITSSPDSDIGPPSSRSDSQSVSEGGEVSPATQPGAFLWEGAGPSPSEITVEENQDKDSTDGGLVLPDTPPIGPASGPSPQPEEVEPRLQELEQDPPNWRDQASPEALRDLSKKETKRQEVINELFATEHAHVRMLSVLQTVFARPMERAGLMTPEEVAAIFPSLDDIIELHCGFYENLKKLRQDDGYIVKSIASTLLNRFSGSEGEWFQKLTARFCSHQSWALEQIKSRQKSTPRFNTFIQDAESSPLCRRLQLKDIIPIEMQRLTKYPLLLENVAKSTEREDERQGMQKVAECCRKILNHVNDEVKSMENLLLLKEYQRKLDTSGLKPSNELFTEYKSIDLTTREMLYEGPLIWRVTKEKALDVQCVLLGDLLVLLQKQDDKMLLKCQSKSTLVQEGKQMLSPIIKLESAFLREVATDLKAFYVIFTWESGAQIYELVAHSIKERRTWTEMIKKAVDDFKTSGGGAPALERGRFGSLIPGSAANPSSPTASMHPPLSPAENGGDSLKNSSDRDKDLLPDEKGADPHTSLMEYLAANDFDLIGHSNSPQEKMASGMVDELMSLKRLLVGSISLSEDSDVAGENGGAGPEVPEEVDGCQSPATEEATTDGQTEEGGLKEEEESGISAPMVLSQERMDEVRTTLENMEEKLKKLQSIEEAHHKLQDLLAKFSLQRGNYQ; encoded by the exons ATGGATTATGAAGACTACAACGACGGG CGGGGGCATTGGGGTGCCCAGAGTGCCAATCCAGCCATGAGCATCATCGGGGCAGAAGACGAGGACTTCGAGAATGACCTGGAACCT ATGGTGGATGACGACTGCGTCACCTTTACCAGCATTGAGCTGCTGAAGAGCAGGCCGACCCACCTGCTTGTGTTCCTGCAACACGTCATGCTGCAGTTCGACTGCGCCCCAGTG CTCTGCTACCTTCACGCTGACATCCTGAGGAACCTGAGCGCCAAAGAAGCCAAGAAGCAGTTTGTGGAGTTCTACAATAACTTCCTGGACAAGGGAGCT GTTCTCAGAGTATCTGTGCCTCTTGCAGTCAGCTATGAGTTGG ACCGCACCCGGGCAGACCTCATCCCAGAGGACCAGCAGAAGCGGTTTGCGCAGGAAGTCCAGAGCATGCAGGGCCAGGAGGTGATCCGGCAGCTGGAGGACTTCAG GCAGAAGAGGATGATGGGAATGACGCCCAACGagcaggagctgctggaggtggagaaCCACCACTCCACCGACCGCATTCCCACGGAGATGAAGGAGAAGGCCGTGGCCGAGAACCTGCTGGACAAGATAGCCGAGATGCA cCCCACGATCGTGGCAGATGAGGACaaatg ctcGGCCATCTTTGGAGCCGTGGTGTACTACATGAAGCAGCTGGGGGTGAAGACCAGGGCCACCGACAGCAAGAAGTCTCGCGGATTCTTCCGGAAGAAG GGCaaggacaagaaggaggagCCCAAGCTGCCCAAGCCGAGGAGCGGACTACCCAGCATCCTCCGGGAGGCCGGGAGCTGGATGAGTGGGAGCA GTGAAATCAAAACAACTAAATTGGACAACGAAG gtgataaAGACAAGAGTTCCCATGAGCGTAAAGGGTCCAGTGGGAACGCCCCCTCCCGTGGAGTGACTCCAGACGTGAGCTCCGCTCCGTCCGCCAGCAAAAGCAAGTCGGGCTCCACGAGCTCCAGCAGCCaggcggggtcagaggtcaccgaTGGTGCAGCCACcatcaacatcagcatcacCTCCAGCCCTGACAGCGACATAG GTCCGCCCAGCAGTCGCTCCGACTCCCAGTCTGTGTCTGAGGGTGGCGAGGTGTCTCCCGCCACCCAACCGGGAGCGTTCCTCTGGGAGGGCGCCGGCCCCAGCCCCAGCGAGATCACCGTGGAGGAGAACCAGGACAAAGacag TACCGATGGCGGCCTGGTCCTGCCCGACACTCCTCCTATTGGCCCCGCCTCTGGCCCCTCCCCCCAGCCGGAGGAGGTGGAGCCCCGCCTACAGGAGTTGGAGCAGGACCCGCCCAACTGGAGGGACCAGGCCTCTCCCGAAGCTCTCAGAGACCTGAGCAAGAAGGAGACCAAGAGGCAGGAGGTCATCAacg agctgtTTGCTACTGAACACGCTCACGTGCGCATGCTGAGCGTGCTGCAGACAGTGTTTGCCCGGCCCATGGAGAGGGCGGGGCTTATGACTCCCGAGGAGGTGGCCGCCATCTTCCCCAGCCTGGACGACATCATCGAGTTGCACT GTGGTTTCTACGAGAATCTGAAGAAACTGCGTCAGGACGACGGCTACATCGTCAAAAGCATCGCCTCCACACTGCTCAACAGA TTCAGCGGGTCGGAGGGCGAGTGGTTCCAGAAGCTCACGGCCCGCTTCTGCAGCCACCAGTCCTGGGCACTGGAGCAGATCAAGAGCAGGCAGAAGAGCACACCTCGCTTCAACACCTTCatccag gatgccGAGAGCAGTCCCCTGTGCCGGCGGCTGCAGCTGAAGGACATCATCCCCATCGAGATGCAGCGTCTGACCAAGTACCCGCTGCTGCTGGAGAACGTGGCCAAGAGCACGGAGCGCGAGGACGAGCGGCAGGGCATGCAGAAGGTGGCCGAGTGCTGCCGCAAGATCCTCAACCACGTCAACGATGAGGTCAAGAGCATGGAGAACCTGCTG TTATTGAAAGAATACCAGCGCAAGCTTGACACCTCAGGGCTGAAGCCCAGCAATGAGCTCTTCACTGAGTACAAG agtaTTGACCTGACAACCAGGGAGATGCTGTATGAAGGACCCCTGATCTGGAGGGTGACGAAGGAGAAAGCTCTAG atgtgcagtgtgtgttgctgggcgacctgctggtgctgctgcagaAGCAGGATGATAAGATGCTGCTCAAGTGCCAGAGCAAGAGCACCCTGGTGCAGGAGGGCAAGCAGATGCTCAGCCCCATCATCAAGCTGGAGTCCGCTTTCCTCAGAGAAGtggccacag ACCTCAAGGCGTTCTACGTGATCTTCACCTGGGAGAGCGGCGCTCAGATCTACGAGCTGGTGGCCCACTCCATAAAGGAGAGGAGGAC TTGGACAGAAATGATCAAGAAGGCGGTGGACGACTTCAAGACCAGCGGAGGGGGAGCGCCCGCCCTGGAGAGGGGCCGCTTTGGCAGTCTGATACCAGGGAGCGCTGCCAATCCCAGCAGCCCCAcagc cagtatGCATCCTCCTCTCAGCCCTGCAGAGAATGGAGGGGACTCCCTAAAGAACAGCAGTG ATCGAGACAAGGACCTCCTCCCTGATGAGAAAGGTGCAGACCCACACACTTCGCTGATGGAGTACCTGGCAGCCAATGACTTCGACCTGATTGGCCACAGCAACAGCCCTCAGGAGAAGATGGCCAGTGGCATGGTAGATGAAC TCATGTCCCTCAAGAGGCTATTGGTTGGCAGCATCAGCCTATCAGAAGACTCCGATGTGGCTGGCGAGAACGGAGGGGCAGGGCCTGAGGTGCCGGAAGAGGTTGATGGATGTCAGTCACCAG caacaGAGGAGGCCACCACCGATGGGCAGACAGAAGAAGGAGggctgaaggaggaagaggagagcggGATCAGCGCTCCGATGGTGCTGTCGCAGGAGCGCATGGACGAGGTGCGGACGACCCTGGAAAACATGGAGGAGAAGCTGAAGAAACTGcag AGCATTGAAGAAGCGCATCACAAGTTGCAAGATCTGCTTGCAAAGTTCTCTCTCCAGAGAGGGAACTACCAGTGA